A window from uncultured Desulfobacter sp. encodes these proteins:
- a CDS encoding DUF1848 domain-containing protein, whose translation MTGPSGILSASRRTDIPGWYAAWFLDRIEKGFFVVTNPFNRQSRRVDATPKEIHTIVFWSKNYGPFLDLNAHKILAQKGFHLFFNFTINTPVTVLEPNLPDLSVRLDQVRRIAQKFAPEQIAWRFDPICFYETDGRIFNNLDAFESIAMQLAQLGIKQCITSFYDPYKKVDARIKRMAEPGRPAIQFIDPGMARKTDIIRKMARFLNPLGMELFLCCEKELIDAAGLERYTSLNACINGRLYKTLFGGNPETRGDYGQRRKQGCQCTKSFDIGSYEDHPCFHNCLFCYARTGLDIKKSSMGRRSPK comes from the coding sequence TTGACCGGTCCCTCCGGCATTTTGTCCGCCTCCAGGCGAACGGATATACCAGGCTGGTACGCCGCCTGGTTTCTGGATAGAATTGAAAAAGGGTTTTTTGTTGTAACCAATCCATTTAACCGGCAGTCTCGCAGGGTTGACGCGACCCCTAAAGAGATTCACACCATTGTCTTCTGGTCTAAAAATTATGGACCGTTTTTGGATTTGAACGCCCATAAAATTTTAGCACAGAAAGGATTTCACCTGTTTTTCAATTTCACCATCAATACGCCTGTAACCGTTCTTGAACCCAATTTGCCGGATCTGTCAGTTCGTTTGGACCAGGTCCGGCGAATTGCCCAGAAATTCGCCCCGGAGCAGATTGCCTGGCGCTTTGATCCCATCTGTTTTTATGAGACGGATGGCCGGATATTTAACAATCTTGACGCCTTTGAATCCATTGCCATGCAACTGGCACAACTGGGCATCAAGCAATGTATCACCAGTTTTTATGATCCGTACAAAAAGGTGGACGCACGAATCAAGCGCATGGCCGAGCCTGGCAGGCCCGCGATTCAATTTATAGATCCGGGCATGGCCCGCAAGACAGATATTATTCGCAAGATGGCTCGGTTTCTTAACCCCCTTGGTATGGAGCTTTTTCTATGCTGCGAAAAAGAGCTGATAGACGCCGCCGGATTGGAAAGATATACATCTTTGAATGCCTGTATCAACGGGCGTCTTTATAAAACTTTATTTGGGGGAAATCCGGAAACCCGCGGCGATTATGGACAACGGCGTAAGCAAGGCTGTCAATGCACAAAATCGTTTGATATCGGTTCCTATGAAGACCACCCTTGTTTCCACAACTGCCTTTTCTGCTATGCCAGAACAGGGCTTGATATTAAGAAATCGTCCATGGGGAGACGATCCCCAAAATGA
- a CDS encoding universal stress protein: protein MIQKPQRILFASDLSTNMKEVFKHAVSLSTLSEASIIVLHVMEEAGKNAQRRVQRAFGETLYNTIRSEQKAGAHNLLTGKNVDALGIKQAIAGFLEDKENTPSDMEINSPIEKILVTESKSIADEITGTAVAEGCDVIVIGGGHQSFLESAIGDNIARKVLKRTSVPVLVVPLLH from the coding sequence ATGATCCAGAAACCCCAGCGTATATTATTTGCCTCGGACCTGTCCACCAATATGAAAGAGGTGTTTAAACATGCCGTTTCCCTTTCCACGTTGAGCGAGGCCTCCATCATCGTGCTTCATGTTATGGAAGAGGCCGGCAAAAACGCACAACGGCGCGTACAACGTGCATTTGGTGAGACACTTTACAATACCATCAGATCCGAACAAAAAGCCGGTGCACACAACCTGCTTACAGGCAAAAACGTGGATGCCTTAGGCATAAAACAGGCCATTGCAGGGTTCCTCGAAGATAAGGAAAATACGCCCTCGGATATGGAGATCAATTCTCCCATTGAAAAAATTCTGGTCACGGAGAGCAAGTCCATTGCCGATGAAATTACCGGAACAGCCGTGGCAGAAGGGTGTGATGTCATTGTTATCGGGGGAGGACACCAAAGTTTTTTGGAAAGTGCCATTGGGGATAACATTGCCCGCAAGGTGCTTAAGCGCACTAGTGTCCCTGTACTGGTTGTGCCGTTACTTCACTGA
- a CDS encoding sigma 54-interacting transcriptional regulator, producing the protein MNNDGIWNLNFLYHILDAMAEGLFTLDQDGTITAWNRAMENISGYTAEQAVGRQCTLIKCSRCYDQTKPTDASHCKVLTQGKTEVKECFIRHKDGYDVPVIKNARLVRDETGKVLGIVETLTDLTEIKAIKAREASAKQELKKRYAMGNIIGKSAAMEKVFHAIRAAADSRATILIQGESGTGKELVARAIHYEAAGGQRPLVTVNCSALSETLLESELFGHVKGAFTGAHKDRIGRFEQADTGTIFLDEIGELTPYMQVKLLRVLQEREIERVGDTRKKKIDIRVIAATHKDLNTLTREGLFREDLYYRLKVFPIRLPPLRQRLEDIPLLVRNFIEKGNKRESMDIHNVTPDAMKALMAYPWPGNVRELENAIAHGFVLCRTREITCADLPDEVCGENQGNAASPGSEPFPDTSAFSQTPLTRERLVALLDACNWNKAEVARQLGKSRTLVWKYMKKWDIPLKKG; encoded by the coding sequence TTGAACAACGACGGGATCTGGAACCTCAATTTTTTATACCACATTTTAGATGCCATGGCCGAGGGATTGTTTACCTTGGACCAGGACGGTACAATTACCGCCTGGAACCGGGCCATGGAAAATATCAGCGGTTACACGGCCGAACAGGCCGTGGGCCGACAATGCACCCTGATCAAGTGCAGCCGATGTTATGATCAGACAAAGCCGACGGATGCCTCCCATTGCAAGGTGCTGACCCAAGGCAAAACAGAGGTCAAGGAGTGCTTTATCCGGCACAAAGACGGTTATGATGTTCCGGTGATCAAAAATGCAAGGCTGGTCCGTGATGAAACGGGCAAAGTGCTGGGCATCGTGGAAACACTGACCGACCTAACGGAAATCAAAGCCATCAAGGCCCGGGAAGCATCGGCCAAGCAGGAACTCAAAAAGCGTTATGCCATGGGCAATATTATCGGCAAATCGGCTGCCATGGAAAAGGTGTTCCATGCCATCCGGGCGGCGGCAGACAGCCGGGCCACCATCCTGATCCAGGGGGAGAGCGGCACAGGAAAAGAACTTGTGGCCCGGGCCATCCACTATGAAGCCGCAGGAGGCCAGCGCCCCCTGGTAACGGTAAACTGCTCGGCATTGTCCGAAACCCTGCTGGAAAGTGAGTTGTTCGGCCATGTTAAAGGCGCGTTTACCGGTGCGCATAAAGACCGGATCGGGCGGTTTGAACAGGCGGATACCGGCACCATCTTTCTTGATGAAATCGGGGAACTGACGCCATACATGCAGGTAAAGCTGCTGCGGGTTTTACAGGAAAGAGAAATTGAGCGGGTGGGGGATACCCGCAAAAAGAAAATTGACATCCGGGTCATTGCAGCCACCCACAAAGATTTGAACACCCTGACCCGGGAGGGTCTGTTTCGTGAGGATTTGTATTATCGGCTTAAGGTATTTCCCATCCGGCTTCCTCCGTTGCGGCAGCGTTTGGAAGACATTCCGCTGCTGGTTCGCAATTTCATCGAAAAAGGCAACAAGAGAGAGAGCATGGACATCCACAATGTAACCCCGGATGCCATGAAAGCGCTCATGGCCTATCCCTGGCCCGGAAATGTACGGGAACTGGAAAACGCCATTGCCCATGGCTTTGTGCTGTGCCGTACCCGGGAGATCACCTGTGCCGATCTGCCCGACGAAGTGTGCGGGGAAAACCAAGGTAATGCAGCTTCCCCAGGCAGCGAGCCATTTCCCGATACATCCGCCTTTTCCCAGACCCCATTAACCCGGGAGCGCCTGGTGGCCCTTCTGGATGCCTGCAACTGGAATAAGGCGGAGGTGGCCAGACAACTGGGAAAAAGCCGGACCCTTGTCTGGAAATACATGAAAAAATGGGATATTCCACTTAAAAAAGGTTAA
- a CDS encoding FAD-dependent oxidoreductase translates to MTDPLFDPIQINTLSLPNRIYMPAMHLGMAQDYEVTDQILAFYARRAQGGPGMICVGYATVDELSGNTRNIGAHNDKFIPGLTRLAETIRKNGSRCAVQINHAGRYNFSFLINGKQPVAPSAIASRMTKETPRALEINEIPQFIESFANAAFRVKQAGFDAVEILSGTGYLISEFLSPLTNQRTDEYGGCLENRMRFGLQVAQAVRDAVGPDYPLIVRMNGNDFMPGGNDRSELIEYAKQLAKGPVDALCINVGWHEAQVPQIVAQVPGGAFGYLAGDIRAAVDVPVIASHRIDSPETARDMIDQKLCDMVAMGRSLIADPNLPRKAREGREKDIIHCLACAQGCLDNLFKLKHVECLCNPLAGHEYRKTPAPVATGQKVMVVGGGPAGLTAALACARRGHVVTVYERSGRLGGQLHLAAAPPGRNTFARFSEDLTHQLSAEKIPVVLNCEVDEALILKEKPDALILATGARPLEPPIPGMDQPHVAGAWDVLENKVGTGKHVAVIGGGAVGVETALFLAEKGTVPPEALKFLLVNKAESPETLFNMATQGCKKVVLIEMTRRIGKDIGNSTRWGMMQDLRRFNVETRTCTKVVQITKNGLEMEKDGNNTTLNVDTVVVAAGSEPYNPLAHIAEKLGIAYHVAGDALKVGTAFEAVHGGYAAATSI, encoded by the coding sequence ATGACAGATCCCCTGTTCGATCCCATCCAAATCAATACATTGAGCCTTCCCAACAGGATTTATATGCCGGCCATGCACCTGGGCATGGCACAGGATTATGAAGTAACGGATCAAATCCTTGCATTCTACGCAAGACGTGCCCAGGGCGGGCCGGGTATGATTTGCGTGGGGTATGCCACGGTGGACGAACTGTCCGGCAACACCCGGAACATTGGCGCCCATAATGACAAATTTATCCCGGGATTGACCCGGCTGGCAGAGACCATCCGGAAAAACGGGAGCCGTTGCGCCGTGCAGATCAACCATGCCGGCCGGTATAATTTTTCATTTCTGATTAACGGCAAACAGCCCGTAGCCCCGTCCGCCATTGCCTCAAGAATGACCAAGGAGACACCCAGAGCCCTTGAAATCAACGAAATTCCGCAATTTATCGAATCCTTTGCAAATGCGGCCTTCCGGGTGAAACAGGCAGGTTTTGATGCGGTGGAAATTTTATCGGGCACGGGGTATCTGATCTCCGAATTTTTGTCTCCACTGACCAACCAGCGCACAGATGAATACGGCGGCTGCCTTGAAAACCGCATGCGGTTTGGGCTGCAAGTGGCCCAGGCGGTCCGGGATGCCGTGGGGCCGGACTATCCCTTGATTGTGAGAATGAACGGCAATGATTTTATGCCCGGGGGCAATGACCGGTCGGAACTGATCGAATATGCAAAACAACTGGCCAAAGGGCCCGTGGATGCCTTGTGCATAAATGTCGGCTGGCATGAGGCCCAGGTACCTCAAATCGTGGCCCAGGTGCCCGGGGGCGCATTTGGCTATCTTGCCGGCGATATCCGGGCCGCGGTGGATGTGCCCGTGATCGCAAGTCACAGGATCGATAGCCCAGAAACCGCCCGAGATATGATTGATCAAAAACTATGTGACATGGTGGCTATGGGGCGCAGCCTGATTGCAGACCCGAATCTGCCCCGAAAAGCCAGAGAAGGCAGAGAAAAGGATATTATTCATTGCCTTGCCTGCGCCCAGGGCTGCCTTGACAACCTGTTCAAACTTAAACATGTGGAATGTCTTTGCAATCCGCTGGCCGGTCATGAGTACCGCAAAACGCCGGCCCCAGTTGCCACAGGCCAAAAAGTGATGGTAGTTGGCGGTGGACCCGCCGGTTTGACGGCCGCCCTGGCCTGTGCCCGGCGGGGACATGTTGTAACGGTTTACGAGCGTTCCGGACGTTTGGGCGGGCAACTGCACCTGGCAGCCGCCCCCCCGGGCAGAAATACATTTGCCCGGTTTTCAGAAGACCTTACGCATCAACTTTCTGCGGAAAAAATCCCCGTTGTACTCAACTGTGAAGTAGACGAAGCCCTTATTCTGAAAGAAAAACCTGATGCCCTGATCCTTGCCACAGGCGCCCGACCTCTTGAACCGCCCATCCCCGGCATGGACCAGCCCCATGTGGCGGGGGCCTGGGATGTGCTTGAAAACAAGGTGGGCACCGGCAAACATGTAGCCGTCATCGGCGGCGGGGCTGTGGGTGTTGAAACCGCATTATTTCTGGCGGAAAAAGGCACGGTTCCCCCAGAAGCCCTCAAATTTCTGCTGGTAAACAAGGCTGAATCCCCTGAAACACTTTTTAACATGGCCACCCAAGGCTGCAAAAAAGTGGTTCTCATCGAAATGACCCGTCGTATCGGCAAGGATATCGGGAATTCAACCCGGTGGGGGATGATGCAGGATCTCAGGCGTTTTAACGTGGAAACCCGGACCTGCACAAAAGTAGTGCAAATCACAAAAAACGGCCTTGAAATGGAAAAGGATGGAAACAACACTACCCTGAACGTTGATACGGTTGTGGTGGCTGCCGGCTCTGAACCTTACAATCCATTGGCGCATATTGCTGAAAAACTCGGCATTGCGTATCATGTCGCCGGTGATGCCCTAAAGGTGGGTACGGCATTTGAAGCCGTGCATGGCGGCTATGCCGCGGCGACCTCTATTTAG
- the nudC gene encoding NAD(+) diphosphatase, whose amino-acid sequence MFFPLQTPAPPEESPAWIFLFDSTELIVDPETGLPPALKPNQVKAMARNGLHPFGTLNGMPCCCGTLVDSLPESGCARVDLREFYQSADEDLRLAVACGRFIADVHTNNRFCGRCGTLTRIMEREHGRACPACGLHAYPRISPAVIMGVTRGDEILLARGTRFPNRPMFSVLAGFTSPGETLEASVAREVYEETRIRVTNIRYVKSQPWPFPDSLMIGFMADYESGQIKIDPKEIIEAGWFRADRLPIIPNSYSLSGQLIRQFRTQFNK is encoded by the coding sequence ATGTTTTTCCCCTTACAGACACCTGCCCCCCCCGAAGAGAGTCCCGCATGGATTTTTCTTTTTGACAGCACAGAACTGATCGTTGACCCTGAAACCGGGTTGCCCCCTGCCCTCAAACCAAACCAGGTCAAGGCCATGGCCCGAAACGGCCTGCATCCCTTCGGCACATTGAACGGCATGCCCTGCTGCTGCGGCACTCTGGTGGATTCCCTGCCGGAATCGGGGTGTGCCAGAGTAGACCTTAGAGAGTTTTACCAAAGTGCCGACGAAGACCTGCGCCTGGCTGTGGCCTGTGGTCGTTTTATCGCGGATGTCCACACCAATAACCGTTTTTGCGGGCGATGCGGCACATTGACCCGGATCATGGAAAGGGAACACGGCAGAGCGTGCCCTGCCTGTGGCCTCCATGCCTACCCCAGAATATCCCCTGCCGTGATCATGGGCGTGACCCGGGGGGATGAAATCCTTTTGGCCAGGGGGACCAGATTTCCAAACAGACCGATGTTCTCCGTCCTGGCGGGATTCACCTCCCCCGGAGAGACCCTGGAGGCGTCCGTGGCCCGGGAGGTGTACGAGGAAACCCGTATCCGGGTAACAAATATCCGGTATGTAAAAAGCCAGCCCTGGCCCTTTCCGGACAGCCTGATGATCGGATTCATGGCCGATTATGAAAGCGGACAGATAAAAATTGATCCCAAGGAGATTATAGAAGCAGGATGGTTCAGGGCTGACCGCCTGCCCATCATTCCCAACAGCTATAGTCTGTCCGGGCAACTGATCAGACAGTTCAGGACGCAATTTAACAAATAA
- a CDS encoding response regulator — protein MCRSCLVVDDSKPMRSAIKRTILRAGFQDLIILEAQNGKEALCLIKSTPIDLIVTDYNMPEMDGLEFITVLKGNTDFKDIPVLLMTGEINEERLEKFKDMGVAAHIEKDITPEAIKPILSVALNKFD, from the coding sequence ATGTGCCGCTCATGCTTAGTTGTCGATGATTCAAAACCGATGCGATCCGCCATCAAACGAACGATTCTCAGGGCGGGATTCCAAGATTTGATAATACTTGAGGCCCAAAATGGTAAAGAAGCGCTGTGCCTGATCAAAAGTACGCCCATTGATTTAATTGTTACAGACTATAATATGCCTGAAATGGACGGTCTTGAGTTCATAACAGTTTTAAAAGGCAATACGGACTTCAAAGATATCCCTGTACTGCTGATGACAGGGGAAATTAACGAAGAGAGACTGGAAAAATTTAAAGATATGGGTGTTGCCGCCCATATTGAAAAAGATATCACGCCCGAAGCGATCAAACCCATACTCTCAGTTGCCTTGAATAAATTTGATTAA
- a CDS encoding tRNA-dihydrouridine synthase family protein, giving the protein MADNCPVLILAPLQGVTDVVFRQVYVRHFNGIDQAMAPFISTMSSRRLKPPRLKDVDPSLNRALPVIPQILGNNPDDFLYLADYLFDMGYTQVNWNLGCPHSKIAKKMRGSGLLAFPDEIDAFLSRVIPAMKASLSVKIRLGRKSKEEIRDLIVMFNTHTLDEIILHPRTGEQMYTGAADVDAFEQAMGECVHPMVYNGDIVDLASWERIRQRFPKIDRFMIGRGIISNPFLPEQIKGLKTGSQNTDTRDNGNQTHERLKNFYEDLFNSYKQVFKGPGHLIGRMKGFWGYLGPSFENSRKPLKKMLKSNSEQDYLDRVNGFWDMKLNFLPGGVE; this is encoded by the coding sequence ATGGCAGATAATTGCCCCGTTTTAATACTGGCCCCTTTACAGGGGGTCACCGATGTGGTGTTCAGACAGGTGTATGTCCGGCATTTCAACGGTATTGACCAGGCCATGGCTCCGTTTATTTCCACCATGAGCAGCAGGCGCTTAAAACCCCCAAGACTCAAAGACGTGGACCCGTCGTTGAATCGTGCCCTGCCTGTTATCCCCCAGATCTTGGGCAATAATCCCGATGATTTTCTCTATCTTGCAGATTATCTGTTTGATATGGGCTATACCCAGGTGAACTGGAATCTTGGGTGCCCCCATTCAAAAATTGCAAAAAAGATGCGGGGTTCGGGCCTTTTGGCTTTTCCTGATGAGATCGACGCGTTTCTTTCCCGGGTCATTCCGGCCATGAAGGCGTCCCTGAGTGTGAAGATCCGTCTGGGCCGTAAAAGTAAAGAGGAGATCCGGGACCTGATTGTAATGTTCAATACCCACACGCTTGACGAGATTATTCTGCACCCCAGAACCGGGGAGCAGATGTACACAGGCGCGGCCGATGTTGACGCATTTGAACAGGCCATGGGCGAGTGCGTGCATCCCATGGTCTATAACGGTGATATTGTGGATTTGGCGTCATGGGAACGAATCCGGCAGCGGTTTCCGAAAATTGATCGTTTCATGATCGGCAGGGGTATTATTTCCAATCCTTTTTTGCCCGAGCAGATCAAAGGGCTGAAAACCGGTTCCCAAAATACCGACACCCGGGATAATGGCAACCAAACGCATGAACGATTGAAAAACTTCTATGAGGATCTGTTTAACAGTTACAAACAGGTTTTCAAAGGCCCGGGGCACCTTATCGGGCGTATGAAAGGATTTTGGGGGTATCTGGGACCCTCCTTTGAAAACAGCAGAAAGCCCTTGAAAAAGATGCTCAAGTCAAATTCGGAGCAGGACTATTTAGACCGGGTCAACGGGTTCTGGGACATGAAGTTGAATTTTTTGCCGGGCGGGGTGGAATGA
- a CDS encoding AMP-binding protein has protein sequence MKELYEQMIHINRMPDNSEKQARVKAFFDSLNRMTIPGSFNWASQVFEGIHVARTPNKTALVYEDLTTLESSRFSYLDLSCHANRLINFLADRGVGIKDNMYMMVPLCPEIWFASLACIKAGIVSVPTATTMTARELQFRFETYTPDVILSDMAGVDLIETAIRETGITPKVKLVLGQAPGWISYDEVARASDKAEAADTASDDILFCFFTSGTTGLPKRVGHTAVSYPVGHLSTTAMTGLEPDDIHHNLSAPGWGKWSWSSFFVPFNVGATITAFRFDTLNADTYLKAIARQKVTTLCAPPTAWRMFVNANLDNIDLSRLRQSMSAGEPLNPEVITRWHEYTGTRIRDFYGQTESTAMIGNPPWMAENMRAGSFGMPCPMYDVALADDEGNEITQPDQEGHIVVKVNKWVPVGLFKEYIGNPEKMDAVFVDQYYYTGDRASFDADGYWWFVGRADDVIKSSDYRIGPFEVESALIEHPAVDEAAVVGTPDPKRYQLVKAYVILRPGETPSRELALALFKHTMNILAKFKMPRIIEFVDNVPKTISGKIRRIDLRDTETERQENERCEDTPTNEYFYWDFPELSSKKK, from the coding sequence ATGAAAGAACTCTATGAACAGATGATCCACATCAACCGGATGCCGGATAATTCTGAAAAACAGGCCCGGGTAAAGGCGTTTTTTGATTCATTGAACCGCATGACCATACCCGGTTCATTCAACTGGGCAAGCCAGGTGTTTGAAGGGATTCATGTGGCCCGGACACCGAATAAAACCGCCCTGGTATATGAAGATCTGACCACCCTTGAATCCAGCCGTTTTTCCTATCTTGACCTGTCATGCCACGCCAACAGGCTGATCAATTTTCTGGCGGACCGGGGCGTTGGCATAAAAGACAATATGTATATGATGGTGCCCCTGTGTCCTGAAATATGGTTTGCAAGTCTTGCCTGCATCAAAGCGGGAATCGTCAGTGTCCCCACGGCCACCACCATGACCGCAAGAGAGCTGCAATTCCGGTTTGAGACCTATACACCGGATGTCATTTTATCTGACATGGCCGGCGTTGATCTCATTGAAACCGCTATCCGGGAAACCGGCATCACGCCCAAGGTAAAACTGGTGCTGGGCCAGGCACCGGGGTGGATCTCCTACGACGAGGTGGCACGTGCCTCAGACAAGGCTGAGGCAGCAGACACGGCATCCGATGATATTTTGTTCTGCTTTTTTACCTCCGGCACCACCGGTCTGCCCAAACGGGTGGGCCATACGGCCGTTTCCTATCCTGTGGGCCATTTGTCAACCACGGCCATGACAGGGCTTGAACCCGATGATATCCATCATAACCTCAGTGCCCCGGGATGGGGTAAATGGTCCTGGTCCTCTTTTTTTGTTCCTTTTAATGTGGGGGCGACCATAACCGCCTTCCGGTTTGATACGTTGAATGCAGATACATACCTTAAGGCCATTGCAAGACAAAAGGTCACCACCCTTTGTGCGCCGCCTACGGCCTGGCGCATGTTTGTAAACGCAAACCTTGATAACATAGATCTCTCCCGTCTGCGCCAGTCCATGTCCGCCGGAGAGCCCTTGAACCCGGAAGTCATAACACGCTGGCATGAATATACCGGCACCCGTATCCGGGATTTTTACGGACAGACAGAATCCACGGCCATGATCGGTAACCCGCCGTGGATGGCCGAAAATATGCGGGCCGGCTCCTTTGGCATGCCCTGCCCCATGTATGATGTGGCCCTGGCAGATGATGAAGGCAATGAAATTACCCAACCGGATCAGGAAGGGCATATTGTGGTCAAAGTGAACAAGTGGGTGCCCGTGGGACTGTTTAAGGAGTATATCGGCAATCCTGAAAAGATGGACGCTGTATTTGTGGACCAGTATTACTATACCGGGGACCGGGCCTCTTTTGATGCCGATGGGTACTGGTGGTTTGTGGGCCGGGCAGACGATGTCATCAAGTCCAGCGATTACCGCATCGGTCCCTTTGAGGTGGAAAGTGCCCTGATAGAACACCCTGCCGTTGACGAAGCCGCCGTTGTGGGAACGCCTGATCCCAAACGCTACCAGCTGGTCAAGGCCTATGTCATTCTCCGTCCGGGTGAGACCCCCAGCAGGGAACTTGCGCTGGCGTTGTTCAAGCACACCATGAATATTCTTGCCAAATTTAAAATGCCGCGCATCATCGAATTCGTTGATAACGTGCCAAAAACCATTTCCGGAAAAATCCGTCGAATTGACTTGCGGGATACCGAAACCGAACGGCAGGAAAACGAACGGTGCGAAGACACGCCCACTAATGAATATTTTTACTGGGACTTCCCCGAACTAAGTTCAAAGAAAAAATAG
- a CDS encoding GNAT family N-acetyltransferase, with product MDLKQICPEKLITAQASVKKIRNGSRVFIGTGCGEPQHLIRAMVEDQSLQDIVVYQMLSTTLAEYLNDDNFSARFSIKLFFISVLMRKFAFEGKIDYIPAYLSQIPKVFRNNEIGLDVALVQVSPPDAHGYCSLGISVDITLSGMKNAKMTIAQVNPQMPRTWGDSLVHIDDIDYIVEHEEDLLESLPKNKNQTVVERIGHYVSQLVDDGATLQIGFGHLPHAIMPYLAGKKDLGIHTQVITDGLLPLFKQKVITNRRKNFLPERAVASLCMGSKELYDYISDNPMFYFRSSEFVNDPNVIARNDNLISISSALEVDLTGQVCTDSKGYMFYSGIGDQVDFIRGSAMSKGGFSIVIIPSTAQNGQVSRIVTHLSEGAGVATTRGDIDLVVTEYGIAEIRRKSIFQRVMELAQIAHPKFRKQLIEEAKQRHYIFSDQLPPTNQDLLFLVAYKYNMLLPGGKQLEVRPLQPSDEFESRNFYYSLQEDSIYFRFFNRRKVFSRRMLQQMWAQVDYSRNMTLIALVQQGKRKQIVAVASYAEVDPANAEVAFLVQEELHGQGIATFMLNCLEKIARKNNYTGFTAIVLAENRKMINVFKNTYPHAEFVRGEGGEIEVAMPFDMERPNTPDDDPDLPLE from the coding sequence ATGGATTTAAAACAAATCTGTCCTGAGAAGCTGATCACCGCACAAGCAAGTGTGAAAAAAATTCGCAATGGTTCCCGGGTATTCATCGGCACTGGCTGCGGAGAACCCCAGCACCTGATCCGGGCCATGGTCGAAGATCAGTCCCTCCAGGATATTGTTGTATACCAGATGTTGTCCACCACCCTGGCAGAATATCTCAATGACGACAATTTTTCGGCCCGGTTTTCCATCAAACTGTTTTTTATTTCCGTTTTGATGCGTAAATTTGCGTTTGAAGGGAAAATTGACTATATCCCGGCCTATTTGTCCCAGATTCCCAAGGTGTTCCGGAACAATGAAATCGGTCTGGATGTTGCTCTGGTTCAGGTCAGTCCGCCGGATGCCCATGGATATTGTTCTCTGGGCATTTCCGTGGACATCACCCTGTCGGGCATGAAAAATGCCAAAATGACCATTGCCCAGGTCAATCCCCAAATGCCCCGGACCTGGGGCGACTCTTTGGTGCACATCGACGATATCGATTATATAGTGGAACACGAAGAAGATCTTCTGGAGTCCCTGCCCAAGAACAAAAACCAAACCGTGGTCGAACGTATCGGCCATTATGTCAGCCAGCTGGTGGATGACGGCGCCACGCTGCAGATCGGTTTCGGGCACCTGCCCCATGCCATCATGCCGTATCTGGCCGGCAAAAAGGATCTGGGTATCCATACCCAGGTGATCACGGATGGACTTTTGCCTTTGTTTAAGCAGAAAGTCATCACCAACCGCAGAAAAAATTTTCTGCCCGAGCGTGCAGTTGCATCCCTGTGCATGGGGTCAAAGGAATTATACGATTATATATCCGACAACCCCATGTTCTATTTCAGATCCTCTGAATTTGTGAACGATCCCAATGTCATTGCCAGAAATGATAATCTGATCTCCATCAGTTCGGCCCTGGAAGTGGATCTGACCGGCCAGGTATGCACGGACTCAAAGGGGTATATGTTTTATTCGGGCATCGGTGACCAGGTGGATTTTATCCGAGGGTCGGCCATGTCCAAAGGCGGATTTTCCATTGTGATTATCCCGTCCACAGCCCAGAACGGCCAGGTATCACGGATTGTGACCCATTTAAGTGAAGGGGCCGGGGTGGCCACCACCCGGGGGGACATTGACCTTGTGGTCACGGAATACGGCATTGCGGAAATCCGGCGGAAGAGCATTTTTCAGCGGGTGATGGAACTGGCCCAGATTGCCCACCCCAAATTTCGCAAACAGCTCATTGAAGAGGCCAAACAACGCCATTACATTTTCAGCGACCAGCTGCCGCCCACAAACCAGGACCTGCTGTTTCTGGTGGCCTATAAATACAATATGCTTTTGCCCGGCGGAAAACAGCTGGAAGTGCGGCCCCTCCAGCCCTCGGATGAATTTGAATCAAGGAATTTTTACTATTCCCTCCAGGAAGATTCCATCTATTTTCGGTTTTTCAACCGGCGTAAGGTGTTTTCAAGGCGCATGCTCCAGCAGATGTGGGCCCAGGTGGATTACAGCCGGAATATGACCCTGATCGCCCTTGTTCAGCAGGGCAAACGCAAACAGATCGTGGCGGTGGCGTCTTACGCAGAAGTGGACCCCGCGAATGCGGAAGTGGCATTTCTGGTGCAGGAAGAACTGCATGGTCAGGGGATTGCCACCTTTATGCTCAACTGCCTTGAAAAAATTGCCAGAAAGAACAATTATACCGGGTTCACAGCCATTGTTCTGGCTGAAAACCGCAAAATGATCAATGTGTTTAAAAACACCTATCCCCACGCAGAATTTGTACGCGGGGAAGGCGGCGAAATTGAAGTGGCCATGCCCTTTGATATGGAAAGGCCCAACACACCTGATGATGATCCAGATCTGCCTTTAGAATAA